In one window of Dokdonia sp. PRO95 DNA:
- a CDS encoding ABC transporter permease, with translation MLIYLRALGESFRFAVNALRNNKLRTFLSLMGVTVGIFSIIGVLAAVDSLEKDIKGSLSSLDQESMIICHISFGPTEVPRWKRERFPLVTYEDYQNLQRNLPGLGAINYTMSIPSQKISYEGKVVESVQVDNATEGLFEIEKLEFEDGRFFNEQESTNGVPVAIIGSVLRDNLFGEGVDPIGKQIKTLSRKFTIIGVLKKQGINAFGDSKDEKIVIPVNIIRRIYGDNNRSTFPTMTIVPAEGEDADEFYAIAEQKMRAGRSIKAGETSDFFINRLSGFTDAIDGIIGVLTTVGWLIGGFALLVGGFGIANIMFVSVKERTNLIGIQKALGAKRRFILFQFLFESVLLSIFGGFIGLIMVQLIVWLLDVSKIAGDFEFVLSFDNIFLGLFTTFIIGIIAGIIPAIGASRLDPVEAIRTGM, from the coding sequence ATGCTAATATATTTAAGAGCCTTAGGGGAGAGTTTTAGATTTGCTGTAAATGCATTGCGCAATAACAAGCTTCGTACGTTTCTTTCATTGATGGGAGTAACGGTTGGGATTTTCTCAATTATCGGGGTGCTAGCAGCGGTAGATTCACTTGAAAAAGACATTAAGGGAAGTCTTTCATCCCTTGATCAAGAGAGTATGATTATCTGTCATATCTCCTTTGGACCCACAGAGGTTCCACGCTGGAAGCGAGAGCGTTTCCCGCTTGTTACATACGAGGATTACCAGAACTTACAGCGCAATTTGCCTGGCTTAGGGGCTATAAATTATACCATGTCTATACCTTCACAAAAGATAAGTTATGAAGGTAAAGTAGTAGAGAGTGTTCAAGTAGATAATGCAACGGAGGGACTCTTTGAGATAGAAAAACTAGAATTTGAAGATGGACGTTTTTTTAATGAACAGGAATCTACAAATGGTGTTCCCGTTGCAATCATAGGATCTGTTTTGCGTGATAACCTCTTTGGGGAAGGTGTAGACCCAATAGGAAAACAAATAAAAACCTTAAGTAGAAAATTTACCATCATTGGAGTTCTTAAGAAGCAAGGTATCAACGCCTTTGGAGACTCTAAGGATGAGAAAATAGTAATTCCCGTAAATATTATAAGACGTATTTATGGGGATAATAATAGATCTACATTTCCTACAATGACAATCGTACCTGCAGAAGGTGAAGACGCAGACGAATTCTACGCTATTGCCGAACAGAAAATGAGAGCGGGTAGGTCTATAAAAGCTGGAGAAACTAGTGATTTCTTTATCAATAGACTTAGCGGCTTTACAGATGCTATTGATGGGATCATAGGAGTACTTACTACGGTAGGCTGGTTAATAGGTGGCTTTGCATTACTAGTAGGTGGTTTTGGGATTGCAAATATTATGTTTGTGAGTGTCAAGGAACGTACAAATCTCATAGGTATACAGAAGGCACTAGGAGCTAAGCGTCGTTTTATTTTATTTCAGTTTTTATTTGAATCTGTATTGCTATCTATTTTTGGCGGTTTTATTGGCTTAATTATGGTTCAGCTTATAGTATGGCTCTTAGATGTTTCAAAAATTGCAGGAGACTTTGAGTTTGTGTTATCATTTGATAATATTTTCTTAGGGCTTTTTACAACATTTATTATAGGCATCATCGCAGGGATTATCCCCGCAATAGGTGCTTCTCGATTAGATCCTGTAGAAGCAATAAGAACAGGGATGTAA
- a CDS encoding GAF domain-containing protein has translation MAFEDLKIEVSRIADKKEDSATSKMTAICELLRERIEYYDWVGFYMANHEKRTLHLEAFAGEPTDHTVIPFGKGICGQVAESNANFVVPDVKAQDNYIACSITVKSEIVIPLFKDGKNIGQIDIDSSHVDPFTKDDEDFLEFVNVQVAALL, from the coding sequence ATGGCTTTTGAAGATTTAAAAATAGAAGTAAGCCGCATCGCGGATAAAAAAGAAGATAGCGCTACAAGCAAAATGACTGCAATATGCGAGTTATTGCGCGAGCGCATAGAATATTATGACTGGGTAGGCTTTTACATGGCAAACCATGAAAAGCGCACATTACACCTAGAAGCATTTGCTGGAGAACCTACAGATCACACGGTAATTCCTTTTGGAAAAGGAATATGCGGTCAGGTAGCAGAATCTAATGCAAACTTTGTAGTGCCAGACGTAAAAGCACAAGACAATTATATTGCTTGCTCTATCACTGTAAAAAGTGAGATTGTTATTCCATTATTTAAAGATGGTAAAAACATAGGGCAGATAGATATAGACTCAAGTCACGTAGATCCTTTTACAAAGGATGATGAAGATTTCCTTGAGTTTGTAAATGTGCAAGTTGCAGCACTGCTGTAA
- the xrtF gene encoding exosortase family protein XrtF, with protein sequence MLKLLRKYKSVLRFLIIFIGSYLVFVVLYQLFLTYGGSSRYFPDIITHTVARQSQSVITSLGYDMQVVPSKWEPAMNLTMNGKTLARVVEGCNAVSVMLLFISFMLAFFGDMKRTLLFIFGGVALIYGMNVLRIALLTIGIYEYPQYADVLHGTIFPAVIYGTVFLLWIGWINSYKKPVKDE encoded by the coding sequence TTGCTTAAACTACTACGCAAATATAAGTCCGTACTTCGATTTCTCATTATCTTCATAGGAAGTTATTTGGTTTTTGTGGTGCTTTACCAACTATTTTTAACCTACGGAGGCAGTAGTCGCTATTTTCCCGACATTATTACACATACGGTTGCCAGGCAAAGTCAATCTGTCATCACATCATTAGGTTATGACATGCAAGTAGTGCCAAGTAAGTGGGAACCTGCTATGAATCTCACAATGAATGGAAAAACGCTTGCTCGCGTTGTAGAAGGTTGTAACGCTGTAAGTGTAATGCTATTATTTATTTCATTCATGCTAGCATTCTTTGGTGATATGAAGCGCACGCTCTTATTCATTTTTGGAGGAGTAGCACTTATTTATGGGATGAATGTCTTGCGCATTGCATTACTTACCATAGGTATTTATGAGTATCCACAATATGCAGATGTACTTCATGGAACCATCTTTCCGGCGGTAATTTATGGTACCGTGTTCTTGTTATGGATAGGTTGGATCAACTCTTATAAAAAACCGGTGAAGGATGAATAA